One segment of Variovorax sp. V93 DNA contains the following:
- a CDS encoding winged helix-turn-helix domain-containing protein, with amino-acid sequence MTKRFSFGPFLLDSARGTLTRDGAALAVGQRGLHILLALLEAGGEPVSKAELMRLAWPGLVVEDSNLSVQVTALRKLLGTPPAGEAEWIVTVPRLGYRLPAVSAVEDTQLAPLEHGEPDRGGRPGIAVLPFTHLGDDPAQEYLADGVTEALITALTRFRWFSVTGRNASQVYKLKRVDSRTAAAELAVRYLVEGSVRKSGARVRISTQLVDAPSGGCLWADRQDFADADMFEVQDAIALQVAGAIEPELLRNAGALAARRRSGSVSGWDLVARGSWLFHHVTKPTHLKARELFRQASQIDAELTEARLWLGRVNAGLVAYGWSDDPAADLREGHAAALEAVQLDEKNPYAHYALAIVAVYADDFALALRSAQKAVELSPSFALGHLVHGMAALYSGHAGLAVQSLAHGLRLNRYDPQNFVWYNVLALAFLFDNKPEDALQRALAALQVRPAWRPAMRTLAAANAALGLDEAAAAWTRHWSQAPTTTADALQPLWRCNPRWAEDMRRLLHEPGEV; translated from the coding sequence ATGACGAAGCGCTTCTCGTTCGGCCCCTTCCTGCTCGACAGCGCGCGCGGCACGCTCACGCGCGACGGCGCGGCACTCGCCGTGGGCCAGCGCGGGCTGCACATCCTGCTGGCGTTGCTCGAAGCGGGCGGCGAGCCGGTGTCCAAGGCCGAGCTGATGCGCCTGGCGTGGCCCGGGCTGGTGGTGGAGGACAGCAACCTTTCGGTGCAGGTCACTGCCTTGCGAAAGCTGCTCGGCACGCCGCCGGCCGGCGAGGCGGAATGGATCGTCACCGTGCCGCGCCTGGGGTACCGGCTGCCCGCCGTCTCGGCGGTCGAGGACACGCAGCTCGCGCCCCTCGAGCATGGCGAGCCCGACCGCGGCGGCCGGCCCGGCATCGCGGTGCTGCCATTCACCCATCTGGGCGACGACCCCGCGCAGGAATATCTTGCCGACGGAGTGACCGAGGCGCTCATCACCGCGCTCACGCGTTTTCGCTGGTTCTCGGTGACCGGCCGCAATGCGAGCCAGGTCTACAAGCTCAAGCGGGTCGACAGCCGCACGGCCGCCGCCGAGCTGGCCGTGCGCTACCTGGTGGAGGGATCGGTGCGCAAGTCGGGTGCGCGCGTGCGCATCTCGACGCAGTTGGTCGACGCGCCGAGCGGCGGCTGTCTCTGGGCGGACCGGCAGGACTTCGCCGACGCCGACATGTTCGAGGTGCAGGACGCCATCGCACTGCAGGTGGCCGGCGCCATCGAGCCCGAGCTGCTCAGGAACGCCGGCGCACTGGCGGCGCGCCGGCGCAGCGGCAGCGTCAGCGGCTGGGACCTCGTGGCCCGGGGCTCCTGGCTGTTCCACCACGTCACGAAGCCCACCCACCTGAAAGCGAGAGAGCTGTTCCGGCAGGCCAGCCAGATCGACGCCGAGCTCACCGAGGCGCGCCTGTGGCTCGGGCGCGTCAACGCCGGCCTCGTCGCCTATGGCTGGAGCGACGATCCGGCGGCGGACCTGCGCGAGGGCCACGCCGCCGCACTCGAGGCCGTGCAGCTCGACGAGAAGAACCCCTACGCGCACTACGCGCTGGCGATCGTCGCCGTCTACGCGGACGACTTTGCGCTCGCCCTGCGCAGTGCGCAGAAAGCCGTCGAGCTGAGCCCCAGCTTTGCACTGGGCCACCTCGTGCACGGCATGGCAGCCCTGTATTCGGGCCATGCCGGGCTTGCGGTGCAGTCCCTGGCGCATGGCCTGCGGCTGAACCGCTACGACCCGCAGAACTTCGTCTGGTACAACGTGCTGGCGCTCGCCTTCCTGTTCGACAACAAGCCCGAGGACGCACTGCAGCGCGCACTGGCCGCGCTTCAAGTCCGGCCCGCCTGGCGTCCGGCGATGCGCACCCTGGCCGCGGCCAACGCCGCATTGGGCCTTGACGAAGCGGCAGCCGCGTGGACCCGGCACTGGTCGCAAGCACCGACGACGACCGCCGATGCGCTGCAGCCGCTGTGGCGATGCAACCCCCGCTGGGCGGAGGACATGCGCCGCCTGCTTCATGAGCCCGGCGAGGTGTGA
- a CDS encoding aldo/keto reductase family oxidoreductase, which produces MSSTQTASTYILGDRTVHRLGYGAMQIAGPGVFGPPRDREAAVAVLREAVANGVDHIDTSDFYGPHVTNQIIREALAPYPKDLAIVTKIGARRSDTGAWLPAFSPEELRQAVHDNLRNLGLDVLEVVNLRVMFDVHGPAEGSIEAPLTALAELQRQGLVRHVGLSNATPAQVAEGRRICRIACVQNQYNLVHRGDDALIDELARDGIPYVPFFPLGGFTPLQSSGLSGVAQRLGATPMQVALAWLLRRSPNILLIPGTSSVGHLRENLAAVKLELPDDAMDALDRVAASAAG; this is translated from the coding sequence ATGTCCAGCACGCAAACCGCCAGCACCTACATCCTCGGCGACCGCACCGTCCATCGGCTCGGCTACGGCGCCATGCAGATCGCCGGCCCCGGCGTGTTCGGCCCGCCCAGGGACCGCGAGGCCGCCGTGGCCGTGCTGCGCGAAGCGGTCGCGAATGGCGTCGACCACATCGACACCAGCGACTTCTACGGCCCGCACGTCACCAACCAGATCATCCGCGAAGCGCTCGCGCCGTACCCGAAGGACCTCGCCATCGTCACCAAGATTGGCGCGCGGCGCAGCGACACCGGCGCCTGGCTGCCGGCGTTCTCGCCCGAGGAACTGAGGCAGGCGGTGCACGACAACCTGCGCAACCTCGGCCTCGACGTCCTGGAGGTCGTCAACCTGCGTGTCATGTTCGACGTGCACGGCCCGGCCGAGGGATCGATCGAGGCACCGCTCACGGCGCTGGCCGAGCTGCAGCGCCAGGGGCTCGTGCGCCATGTCGGCCTGAGCAACGCGACGCCCGCGCAGGTGGCCGAAGGCCGCCGCATCTGCCGCATCGCCTGTGTCCAGAACCAGTACAACCTCGTGCACCGCGGCGACGACGCGCTGATCGACGAGCTGGCACGCGACGGCATTCCCTACGTTCCGTTCTTCCCGCTCGGCGGCTTCACCCCGCTGCAGTCTTCCGGGCTCTCCGGCGTGGCGCAGCGCCTCGGTGCCACGCCGATGCAGGTGGCGCTCGCCTGGCTGCTGCGCCGCTCGCCCAACATCCTGCTGATTCCGGGCACCTCCTCGGTCGGGCACCTGCGCGAGAACCTGGCCGCGGTGAAGCTGGAGCTGCCGGACGATGCGATGGACGCGCTGGACCGCGTGGCGGCTTCCGCGGCCGGGTGA
- a CDS encoding AAC(3)-I family aminoglycoside N-acetyltransferase translates to MSSYTVQQLSADDGALMNALLGVFGEAFGDPDTYGTRRPRPAYLRQLLGSGYFIALVAREGSQVIGGLAAYELKKFEQERSEIYIYDLAVAAEHRRTGVATALIRELQRIGAERGACVIFVQADPPDAPAVALYAKLGVREDVLHFDIPVPTAQAS, encoded by the coding sequence ATGTCCAGCTACACAGTCCAGCAGCTCTCGGCTGACGACGGGGCACTGATGAATGCGCTTCTCGGCGTTTTCGGCGAGGCCTTCGGCGATCCGGATACCTACGGCACCCGCCGCCCTCGCCCCGCCTACCTCCGGCAGTTGCTGGGCAGCGGCTATTTCATTGCGCTGGTGGCGCGCGAGGGATCGCAGGTCATCGGCGGCCTCGCGGCCTACGAGCTGAAGAAGTTCGAGCAGGAGCGCAGCGAGATCTACATCTACGACCTGGCCGTGGCCGCCGAGCACCGGCGCACAGGCGTGGCGACGGCGCTGATCCGCGAGCTCCAGCGCATCGGCGCCGAGCGCGGGGCCTGCGTGATCTTCGTCCAGGCCGATCCACCCGATGCGCCGGCGGTCGCCCTGTACGCGAAGCTCGGCGTGCGCGAAGACGTGCTGCATTTCGACATCCCGGTGCCGACGGCGCAGGCGTCCTGA
- a CDS encoding LysR family transcriptional regulator, translated as MNVDLGDLNAFVAVAGAKGFREGARLSGTSASGLSEAVRRLEAELGVRLLHRTTRSVRPTEAGERLLERLRPALNEVEAALDVVNGFRDRPAGTLKLNVPISAARLVLPSIVPRFLAAYPDISLEVIAEDGFVDVLAAGCDAGIRYDERLEQDMVAVPIGPRFQRFAVAAAPSYLDRHGRPEHPRDLLGHACLRGRFASGSMPLWEFERDGETLRVDVTGRLIVRIGSSADLAVDAAIAGTGVIYLFEDWLRPHFDSGALEPILEPWWPRFSGPFLYYPGRRLLPAPLRAFVDFIQGA; from the coding sequence ATGAACGTCGACCTCGGGGATCTGAACGCCTTCGTGGCGGTGGCGGGGGCCAAGGGCTTTCGCGAGGGCGCGCGCCTGAGCGGCACCAGCGCATCGGGCCTGAGCGAGGCGGTGCGCCGGCTGGAGGCCGAGCTCGGCGTGCGGCTGCTTCACCGTACGACGCGCAGCGTTCGGCCCACGGAAGCGGGAGAACGCCTGCTCGAGCGGCTGAGGCCCGCGCTCAATGAAGTCGAGGCGGCGCTCGACGTGGTGAACGGCTTTCGCGACCGGCCGGCCGGCACGCTCAAGCTCAACGTGCCGATCAGCGCCGCGCGGCTCGTGCTGCCGTCGATCGTGCCGCGCTTCCTGGCCGCCTATCCCGACATCTCGCTCGAAGTGATTGCCGAGGACGGATTTGTCGATGTGCTGGCAGCCGGCTGCGATGCCGGCATCCGCTACGACGAACGGCTCGAGCAGGACATGGTCGCCGTGCCGATCGGCCCGCGCTTCCAGCGCTTCGCCGTGGCCGCCGCGCCCTCCTATCTCGATCGCCACGGCCGGCCGGAGCATCCGCGCGACCTGCTCGGCCACGCCTGCCTGCGCGGGCGCTTTGCCAGCGGGTCGATGCCGCTGTGGGAGTTCGAGCGCGACGGCGAAACCTTGCGCGTCGACGTGACCGGGCGGCTGATCGTGCGCATCGGCTCGTCGGCCGATCTGGCGGTGGACGCGGCGATCGCCGGCACCGGCGTGATCTACCTGTTCGAAGACTGGCTGCGGCCCCACTTCGACAGCGGCGCGCTCGAGCCGATCCTCGAACCGTGGTGGCCGCGCTTCTCGGGCCCGTTCCTCTACTACCCCGGCCGCCGGCTGCTGCCGGCGCCGCTGCGGGCATTCGTGGATTTCATTCAGGGCGCGTAA
- a CDS encoding cupin domain-containing protein, whose translation MDAHTSTEARFVVRGSAPYTSTQGSRYAPGVSAEATGATSLFLGMVTLPAGERTKAHAHERHESAHYMVSGEEVELWTGPRLERRDVARPGDYLYIPAGMPHVAVNRGSTPAVFVGARNEAAAQESVLLLPELDALVP comes from the coding sequence ATGGACGCCCACACTTCCACCGAAGCCCGATTCGTCGTGCGTGGCTCGGCTCCCTACACGAGCACCCAGGGTTCGCGCTACGCGCCCGGCGTGAGCGCCGAGGCCACCGGCGCCACCTCGCTGTTCCTCGGCATGGTCACCCTGCCGGCGGGCGAGCGCACGAAGGCGCATGCGCATGAGCGGCACGAGTCGGCCCACTACATGGTCAGCGGCGAGGAGGTCGAGCTGTGGACCGGCCCGCGGCTGGAGCGGCGCGACGTGGCGCGGCCGGGGGACTATCTGTACATCCCGGCCGGCATGCCCCACGTGGCGGTGAATCGAGGCAGCACGCCGGCCGTGTTCGTCGGCGCGCGCAACGAAGCGGCGGCGCAGGAGAGCGTGCTCCTGCTTCCGGAACTCGACGCGCTGGTGCCTTGA
- a CDS encoding mandelate racemase/muconate lactonizing enzyme family protein: protein MTGFAKIAQVESFIISLPRDTPYLGPLGPGEKINARGYLVRSGNRAIYPSADMSVLIKITADDGTVGWGETYGIVAPDAVTSIIDDVIGPVVVGRDPRDAVVIQEDLYDLMRVRGFFGGFYVDAIAGVDIAVWDLFGKLLGQPVVKLLGGQRLETVPAYVSGLPGATLAARLELARGFVARGFDAFKYHAAVSFDGIVAEMRMLREGLGDGVRLMVDLHWKFTAQEAVQLIDQLAPYRPYFVEAPCQPEDIEGQAHVGASVRVPLALGEEWRTVFEYRPRLERRAMSIVQPEMGHTGISQFMQIGRMANAFHMKVIPHASIGLGIYQAASLHATAALPNAPMHEYQHSVFDRNLKYVQTAMRCDAGAFHLPEGPGLGIEPAPEVWQFLRKKGASQ from the coding sequence ATGACCGGCTTCGCGAAGATCGCGCAGGTCGAGAGCTTCATCATCTCGCTGCCGCGCGACACGCCCTACCTCGGGCCTCTGGGGCCCGGCGAGAAGATCAACGCGCGCGGCTACCTCGTGCGCAGCGGCAATCGCGCGATCTATCCGTCGGCCGACATGTCGGTGCTGATCAAGATCACCGCCGACGACGGCACCGTCGGCTGGGGCGAGACCTACGGCATCGTGGCACCCGACGCCGTCACGAGCATCATCGACGACGTGATCGGGCCGGTGGTCGTGGGTCGTGATCCGCGCGACGCGGTGGTGATCCAGGAAGACCTGTACGACCTGATGCGCGTGCGCGGCTTCTTCGGGGGCTTCTACGTCGACGCCATCGCAGGGGTCGACATCGCGGTGTGGGACCTGTTCGGAAAGCTGCTGGGCCAGCCCGTGGTCAAGCTGCTCGGCGGCCAGCGGCTCGAGACCGTGCCGGCCTACGTGTCCGGCCTTCCGGGAGCAACCCTTGCGGCCCGGCTCGAACTCGCGCGCGGCTTCGTCGCCAGGGGCTTCGATGCCTTCAAGTACCACGCGGCCGTCTCCTTCGACGGCATCGTGGCCGAGATGCGAATGCTGCGCGAGGGCCTGGGCGATGGCGTCCGGCTGATGGTCGACCTGCACTGGAAGTTCACCGCGCAGGAAGCGGTGCAGCTCATCGACCAGCTCGCGCCCTACAGGCCCTACTTCGTCGAGGCACCCTGCCAACCCGAGGACATCGAGGGCCAGGCCCATGTGGGTGCGAGCGTGCGCGTGCCGCTCGCGCTGGGGGAGGAATGGCGCACGGTCTTCGAATACCGCCCTCGCCTGGAGCGGCGCGCGATGTCGATCGTGCAGCCCGAGATGGGGCACACCGGCATCAGCCAGTTCATGCAGATCGGCCGCATGGCCAATGCCTTTCACATGAAAGTGATCCCGCACGCCAGCATCGGCCTGGGCATCTACCAGGCCGCCAGCCTGCACGCCACGGCAGCGCTGCCCAATGCGCCGATGCACGAATACCAGCACTCGGTCTTCGACCGCAACCTGAAGTACGTCCAGACCGCGATGCGCTGCGACGCTGGAGCCTTCCATCTGCCCGAGGGCCCGGGCCTGGGCATCGAGCCCGCCCCGGAAGTCTGGCAGTTCCTGAGAAAGAAAGGCGCTTCGCAATGA
- a CDS encoding DUF899 domain-containing protein encodes MTTSTENAQKGGQPAMHTPPVVSPHAWEAARQQLLVKEKAQTRARDALAAERRRMPWMAVDKAYAFEGPAGKVSLPGLFDGRRQLIVYRAFFEPGVFGWPDHACRGCSMVADQVAHVAHLNARDTTLVFVSRAPQADIARLKARMGWEIPWFTLTDSFDADFGVHEWHGTNVFYRDAGDRVFRTYFLNNRGDEQMGNTWNYLDITPLGRQEVWEDSPEGYPQTPTYKWWNWHDNYAEEAVPDKKWVEISTAGEAAFREQSLNAKR; translated from the coding sequence ATGACGACTTCCACCGAGAACGCACAGAAGGGCGGCCAGCCCGCCATGCACACGCCACCGGTCGTTTCGCCCCACGCGTGGGAAGCGGCCCGCCAGCAGCTGCTCGTGAAGGAAAAGGCCCAGACCCGCGCGCGCGACGCGCTGGCCGCCGAGCGGCGGCGCATGCCGTGGATGGCCGTGGACAAGGCCTACGCCTTCGAAGGACCCGCAGGCAAGGTCAGCCTGCCCGGGCTGTTCGACGGCCGGCGCCAGCTGATCGTCTATCGCGCCTTCTTCGAGCCCGGCGTGTTCGGCTGGCCCGACCACGCCTGCCGCGGCTGCTCCATGGTGGCCGACCAGGTCGCCCATGTCGCCCACCTGAACGCCCGCGACACCACCCTCGTCTTCGTCTCGCGTGCGCCGCAGGCGGACATTGCGCGGCTGAAGGCGCGCATGGGCTGGGAGATCCCGTGGTTCACGCTCACCGACAGCTTCGACGCCGACTTCGGCGTGCACGAATGGCACGGCACCAACGTGTTCTACCGCGACGCCGGCGACCGCGTGTTCCGCACCTACTTCCTCAACAACCGCGGCGACGAGCAGATGGGCAACACCTGGAACTACCTCGACATCACGCCGCTGGGCCGGCAGGAGGTGTGGGAAGACTCGCCCGAGGGCTATCCCCAGACGCCCACCTACAAGTGGTGGAACTGGCACGACAACTACGCCGAAGAGGCCGTGCCCGACAAGAAGTGGGTCGAGATCTCCACCGCCGGCGAAGCGGCGTTCCGCGAGCAGAGCCTGAACGCGAAGCGATGA
- a CDS encoding RidA family protein, translating to MAIIETRIAAMGLQLPRPLQAPPGLRLPFEWVRVRGRRAFVSGQVPLQADGRLAGPLGKVGAEVSPEQGYAAARLVALAHLASLQRALGDLDRITAWLRVFAMVNVAPGFYETPRVTNGYSDLILELFGPEVGAHARSSIGMVIPLNAPVNCEAEVEIDGGDC from the coding sequence ATGGCAATCATCGAAACCAGGATCGCCGCGATGGGCCTGCAGCTGCCTCGGCCGCTGCAGGCGCCGCCCGGGCTGAGGCTGCCTTTCGAATGGGTGCGGGTGCGCGGCCGAAGGGCCTTCGTGTCCGGGCAGGTGCCGCTGCAGGCGGACGGCCGCCTGGCCGGCCCGCTGGGCAAGGTGGGCGCCGAGGTTTCGCCCGAGCAGGGCTATGCCGCGGCACGCCTGGTCGCGCTGGCGCATCTGGCCAGCCTGCAGCGCGCCCTGGGCGACCTGGATCGCATCACCGCCTGGCTGCGGGTGTTCGCGATGGTCAACGTAGCGCCCGGCTTCTACGAGACGCCGCGCGTCACCAACGGCTACTCCGACCTGATCCTCGAACTCTTCGGCCCGGAGGTCGGCGCCCATGCGCGCTCGTCGATCGGAATGGTCATTCCGCTGAACGCGCCGGTGAACTGCGAGGCCGAGGTCGAGATCGACGGAGGCGACTGCTGA
- a CDS encoding GNAT family N-acetyltransferase: MNIEQARASDAHEIASVLQEAAQWLSDGGRALWSGAEIGHERVLRDASSGLFHVAREGGQLAGVMKFELEDPVFWPEIAPGTSAFVHKLAVRRAWAKKGVSTELLTFASARARALGRPYLRLDCVADRPGLRNLYEHFGFALHSIIQKGAVSFARYELQTTQ; encoded by the coding sequence ATGAACATCGAGCAAGCACGCGCCTCGGACGCGCACGAGATCGCCTCCGTCCTGCAGGAGGCCGCGCAATGGCTCTCCGACGGCGGCAGAGCACTGTGGTCAGGTGCGGAGATCGGCCACGAGCGCGTTCTGCGAGACGCGAGCTCGGGGTTGTTCCATGTCGCACGCGAAGGCGGGCAGTTGGCCGGCGTGATGAAGTTCGAACTGGAGGATCCCGTCTTCTGGCCCGAGATCGCGCCTGGCACCTCGGCCTTCGTTCACAAGCTGGCCGTCCGCCGGGCGTGGGCGAAGAAGGGCGTGTCGACCGAGCTGCTGACGTTTGCCAGTGCACGCGCCCGGGCTCTCGGCCGGCCATACCTTCGCCTGGACTGCGTCGCGGACCGGCCCGGGCTGCGAAATCTCTATGAGCACTTCGGCTTCGCGCTGCACAGCATCATCCAGAAGGGCGCCGTCTCGTTCGCGCGGTACGAGCTGCAGACGACACAATAG
- a CDS encoding ATP-binding protein, whose translation MKPSRVALGRWIATLWLALLLAVLPGAGATEPLAADAAAPQSHGAVHITRAELLSIPGMGYSAPPRRSEDAALPSDGWQAVSLPRTAGRELVPTSAGGVRTVTDWYRIDLSGSAPSAQPRLLYLPRWKTLGRIAVYGDGVLLYQSQGSAVHNGYNHPLLLPLNAAAHTPSPSTVLIRVDRLRSSGSGFSTVWVGDQDSLRWRYQGRQLLQVLLPFMGSAAFLAVGAFAFAVWLVKRRESLYLLFFAISAAAFLRTLHYFVTGDHLLMSDEWFEWITVASLLWLIIFIHLFLQRLHQQPSPWLTRSSVGLALASSIATLPHASAAVPSLYLFTPLLNLAVLPIAMLIFAVNLRKALRSKFPEGRLVAGWAVLALAFTSYDGLLQNNLVSPESVYTSPYAIISLFFIFSYIMFQRYTGAFAEVARLNKGLAERLRAREAELEQSYQRLRVIENEQMLGAERRRLMQDMHDGLGSSLISAIRSVEQGAMTDTEISGVLKGCMDDLKLAIDSMESVDADLLLLLATLRFRLAPRIESAGLALRWDVQSVPALPWLDPGSALHILRIMQECVANVLRHTRATIIRFSTATEGQGVCVMIEDNGSGFAVEEALRQSGRGLRNQQRRAGAIGGTVRWESGSDGTRFTLWLPLLRC comes from the coding sequence ATGAAACCATCCCGCGTTGCCCTTGGCCGGTGGATCGCAACGCTGTGGCTGGCCCTGCTCCTCGCCGTCCTGCCTGGTGCGGGCGCCACCGAGCCCTTGGCAGCGGATGCAGCAGCGCCGCAGAGCCATGGCGCTGTGCACATCACGCGCGCCGAACTGCTGTCCATTCCAGGCATGGGCTATTCCGCCCCGCCGCGGCGCAGCGAGGATGCCGCGCTGCCAAGCGACGGGTGGCAAGCAGTCAGCCTCCCGCGTACGGCCGGACGGGAACTGGTGCCCACATCCGCGGGCGGCGTGCGCACGGTCACCGACTGGTACCGCATCGATCTGTCCGGGTCGGCGCCCTCGGCGCAGCCGCGCCTTCTCTACCTTCCGCGCTGGAAGACCCTGGGCCGCATTGCGGTGTACGGTGACGGCGTGCTGCTGTATCAATCGCAAGGCAGCGCCGTGCACAACGGCTACAACCATCCGCTGCTGCTGCCGCTGAACGCGGCCGCCCACACGCCTTCACCTTCGACCGTGCTGATCCGCGTCGACCGCCTGCGCAGCAGCGGAAGCGGGTTTTCGACGGTGTGGGTGGGCGACCAGGATTCGCTGCGCTGGCGCTACCAGGGCCGCCAATTGCTGCAGGTGCTGCTGCCGTTCATGGGCAGCGCCGCGTTCCTCGCGGTGGGCGCCTTCGCGTTCGCGGTGTGGCTGGTCAAGCGGCGCGAATCGCTCTACCTGCTGTTCTTTGCCATCTCGGCGGCCGCCTTCCTGCGCACGCTGCACTACTTCGTGACCGGCGACCACCTGCTGATGTCGGACGAGTGGTTCGAATGGATCACCGTGGCTTCCCTGCTCTGGCTGATCATCTTCATCCACCTGTTCCTGCAGCGCCTGCATCAACAGCCCTCGCCCTGGCTGACCCGTTCGTCGGTGGGCCTGGCACTGGCGTCGAGCATTGCGACGCTGCCCCATGCGTCCGCGGCGGTACCCAGTCTCTACCTGTTCACGCCGCTGCTCAACCTGGCCGTGCTGCCCATTGCGATGCTGATCTTCGCGGTGAACCTGCGCAAGGCGCTGCGCTCCAAATTCCCCGAGGGGCGACTGGTGGCGGGCTGGGCCGTGCTGGCGCTGGCCTTCACCTCCTATGACGGGCTGCTGCAGAACAACCTGGTGAGCCCGGAGAGCGTCTACACCTCGCCCTACGCCATCATCAGCCTGTTCTTCATCTTCTCGTACATCATGTTCCAGCGGTACACCGGCGCGTTCGCCGAAGTAGCCCGCCTGAACAAGGGCCTGGCCGAGCGCCTGCGGGCGCGCGAAGCCGAGCTGGAGCAAAGCTACCAGCGGCTGCGCGTGATCGAGAACGAGCAGATGCTCGGTGCCGAGCGCCGGCGCCTGATGCAGGACATGCACGACGGGCTCGGTTCGTCGCTGATCAGTGCGATCCGTTCGGTGGAGCAAGGCGCCATGACCGACACCGAGATCTCCGGCGTGCTCAAGGGCTGCATGGACGACCTCAAGCTGGCCATCGATTCCATGGAGAGCGTGGATGCCGACCTGCTGCTGCTGCTGGCGACCCTGCGCTTTCGCCTGGCGCCGCGCATCGAGAGCGCCGGCCTCGCGCTGCGCTGGGACGTGCAGTCCGTGCCCGCGCTGCCCTGGCTGGACCCGGGCAGCGCGCTGCACATCCTGCGCATCATGCAGGAGTGCGTGGCCAATGTGCTGCGCCACACGCGGGCCACCATCATCCGCTTCAGCACCGCGACCGAGGGCCAGGGCGTCTGCGTGATGATCGAGGACAACGGCTCGGGCTTTGCCGTGGAGGAGGCCCTGCGCCAAAGCGGCCGCGGCCTGCGCAACCAGCAGCGGCGCGCAGGGGCCATCGGTGGCACGGTGCGCTGGGAGTCCGGCAGTGACGGAACGCGCTTCACGCTCTGGCTGCCGCTTCTTCGTTGCTAG
- a CDS encoding dihydrodipicolinate synthase family protein yields MLPTPFDAQGRPDAASLRRLVDYLIRCGVDGMTYPGVASEVGQLAPDERQSLLDAVLSEVAGRVPVIAGVSSSDTATTVRLAAQASARGAAALMVAVPPDRKGAAEQIAYFSEVAQAAEGVALMLQNVPPPVGAGLDPEVVLEVLAAVPSIRYVKEETLPSGQRLSVLRDKAPPNLLGVFGGAGGRYITDELRRGAAGTMPAIELAEVHTALFKAHREGDADRVRTLFTRMLPVLNVQAVFRWSLTKYVLKKRGLVADTRQRMPGPLLDAFDMADVDAFLADIEDLLLPQDQLP; encoded by the coding sequence GTGCTTCCCACCCCCTTCGATGCCCAGGGGCGGCCTGATGCGGCTTCGCTGCGCAGGCTGGTCGACTATCTGATCCGGTGCGGCGTCGATGGCATGACCTACCCGGGTGTCGCAAGCGAAGTGGGTCAGCTCGCGCCCGACGAGCGGCAATCGCTCCTGGACGCCGTGCTGTCCGAGGTGGCGGGCCGCGTGCCGGTGATTGCGGGCGTTTCGAGCAGCGACACCGCGACGACCGTGCGCCTCGCGGCCCAGGCAAGCGCACGCGGCGCGGCGGCGCTGATGGTGGCGGTGCCGCCGGATCGGAAGGGTGCGGCCGAACAGATCGCCTACTTCAGCGAGGTCGCGCAGGCGGCCGAGGGGGTCGCGCTCATGCTGCAGAACGTGCCGCCCCCGGTGGGCGCGGGGCTGGACCCGGAGGTGGTGCTCGAGGTCCTGGCGGCCGTTCCGTCGATCCGCTATGTCAAGGAGGAAACGCTGCCGAGCGGGCAGCGTCTCTCGGTATTGCGCGACAAGGCGCCGCCGAATCTGCTGGGTGTCTTCGGTGGCGCGGGCGGGCGCTACATCACGGATGAACTGCGCCGCGGCGCGGCCGGCACCATGCCCGCGATCGAGCTGGCGGAGGTGCACACCGCGCTCTTCAAGGCGCATCGCGAGGGCGACGCCGATCGGGTCCGCACGCTTTTCACGCGCATGCTGCCGGTGCTGAACGTGCAGGCGGTGTTTCGCTGGTCGCTGACGAAATACGTGCTCAAGAAGCGCGGCCTCGTCGCCGACACGCGCCAGCGCATGCCGGGGCCCCTGCTCGACGCGTTCGACATGGCGGATGTCGATGCGTTCCTGGCGGACATCGAGGACCTGCTGCTGCCGCAGGACCAGCTGCCATGA